The sequence TGAGACCGGCATGATCGGCAGTTCGATCGCCATCGAGAAGTTGTTGAAAAGAACCGACATGATCGGGATCCGCTCGCGCACCGTCGTTTCGAAGTCCATGCCGGTGAACCCAATGGCCGCATCGCCCCACACGTTGATACACAGCTTGTCGGGCCGCGCCAGCTTGGCGCCCATGGCCAGGCCAAGCCCATAGCCCAGTTGTGTTGTTTTGCCCCAGCCGATATACGACAACGGCTCGGCGGCCACCCAAAACGGCGACAACTGGTCGCGCGGCGATCCCGCATCATGGGTGATGATCGTGTTGGTTCCATCCACCGTGCGCAGCAAGTCGCGGATGACCCGGTACGGCGACAGTGGCGTCGCGTCGCTGTCCAGTTTCGCCCGCCAGGCGTTCAGCCACGGCTCGCGCACCGATGCGATTTCCGCCGCGACCGCCGCGCTCCGGCCGCGCGGTTTCCCGCCGAGGCGCGCGCTCAGCTCCGCCAGCAGTGCGTCGAGGGTCAACGCCGCATCGCCGACCAGTCCAACCTCCGCCGGAATCTCCTTGTCGATGTCGGCGGCGTCCAGCGTGGCATGCACATAGCGCTTTGTCTTGGGCAGCTTCGTGCCGAAGTTTGTCGTGGTAAACGAGCAGCCGATACCGAAGATGACGTCGGACGCTTGCACGAAATGGTGCACCGCCTGCGGCATCGCACGGCCGCCGGCGCCCAGCGCCAGGGGGTGATTCTCCGGGAACGCGCTCTTGCCGCCGAGGCTGGTCGTCACCGGCGCTTCGAGCAGTTCGGCCAACGCCCGCAGTTGCGGCCACGCCTTTGCGTAGTGGACGCCCTGCCCGGCATAGATCACGGGCCGCTGCGCGGCCACCAGCAGCTCAGCCGCGCGGCGCACATCCGCCGGATCCGGCCCGCTGCGCTTGGCGCGCACGGGTTGGTAGGCCAGCGGCTCCGGCACCTCCTCGTTCCAGACATCGTTCGGGATCTCGACCAGCGCCGGTCGCGGCCGCCCACTGCGCACGGCGGCGAACGCCCGACGCATCGCGTCCACGACCAGACTGCCGTGCACGACCTGCTCGCAGCTCTTGGTGACGTGCTGGAAATTCAGATAGGCGCTGAAGTTTGGCTGCAACTGCGCCTGCGCGCGCGGGTATCCGCCCGGCAGCACGATGATAGGCGCCGATTCGCCGTACGCTTGCGCGACGCCGCCGAACGCGTTCTCCGTGCCCGGCCCGTACTGCATGCAGAACACGCCGATCTGCTCGCCCGAGTTGATCCGGCTAAATGCATCGGCCATGTGCAACCCGATCCGTTCCTGCCGCACGATAATCGGCCGGATGTCCACCCGCGCTGCCGCCTCGATCAGCGGGTTCACGGGATACGCGAACAGGTATTCGACGCCTTCCGCCTTCAGGATATGGGCTATCGCATCGACAACCTTCATGTCAGGCTCCTTCACGACGCCGCGTCTAGCGAGTCGGTGGATACAGGTCGGCGTACTTCGCGGCCAGATACGCCAGGTACGGCCCGGTCGCCAGCCCCTGCCCGGTGGCGCGCTGCAGAATTTCGTTGGCACTGAAGGCGCGCCCGTGGCGGTACATGTTGTCGGTCAGCCACGCCAGCAGCGGGGCGTAGTCGCCCTGCGCCAGCGCAGCATCCAGCCCGGCCACCGAACGTCGAGCCGCTTCGAACAACTGCACCGACATGATGTTGCCGATTGTGTAGGTGCAGAACGAGCCGTACGAGCCCGACGACCAGTGTACGTCCTGCAGTGCGCCGCGCGCGTCGTCGGCGGGCACGACGCCCAGGTACTCTTTCATTTTGGCGCGCCAGTACGCCGCCACGTCGTTCACGGCAACTGTGCCGTCCAGCATCGCCATCTCAATCTCGACACGCAGCATGATATGGTAATTGTAGGTCACTTCGTCGGCTTCGACGCGGATCTCGCTCGGCCGCACGCGATTGATGGCGCGGAAGAACGTCTCGGCATCGACATCGGCCAGTTGTGACGGAAAGACCTCGCGCAGGCCGGCGAAGTGGTGTCGCCAGAAGGTCCGGCTGCGCCCGACGAGATTCTCCCACAACCGCGACTGCGACTCGTGGGCGCCGTACGATGTGCCGCCGACGGCATACTGGCCGAGGAAGTCGGTGGTCAGCGCCGTGCGCGTCAACGACGGGTCCACACCCTGCTCGTACAAACCGTGCCCGGTCTCATGGAACAGGCCGAAGATCGCCGCTGGCAGGAAGTTCCGTTTATAACGGGTGGTGATGCGCACATCTTCGCGCGTGAACGAGACTTCGAAGGGATGCGCCGCGATATCGAGTCGCCCCCGGCGCAAGTCGTAGCCGAAGGCCTGCGCGATCGCCAGGCCAAACGCGCGCTGGCGGTCCTCGGCATAGTCGCGCTCCAGGAAATCAGTGCGCGGCGCGGGCGAGACGGCCGCGCGATCGATAATCGGCTGCAAGCCGGCGCGCAACTCGGCAAACAACACCTTCAGGCGTGCCGCCGTCATACCCGGCTCGTACTTGAGCAGCAGCGCATCGTACGGGTGCGCCTGGTACCCGATGGCGTCCGCCAGCTTGCGCTGCATCGCCACCATGCGCGACAGGTACGGCGCAAACAGCGGGAAATTGCTCGTCCGGCGCGCCTCGCCCCAGACCGACTGCGCCACCGGCTCGTACTCGGCCATGTCAGCGGCCAGCGCCGACGGGATGCGGCGCGCGACTTCATAGGCTTCGCGTGTCTGCCGGACTGCGCGCACTTCGTACGAGTCCGGGCTGGCGCCGCTCAGCGCCGCTTCGGCCGCATCCAGCAACCGCGCCGTGGTATCGCCGGCGAAACGATCCTGGGCAATTTCGGCCAGCGTCGCCAGTTGCGACGCGCGCGTCTGCGCGCCGCCGGGCGGCATCTGCGTGCGCGCATCCCAGTTCAGAATGTTGATCGTGTTAAACAGATCGTTGATGCTGGCAATATGACGCTGGAACTGCTCGTAATCGTTCATGCGAACCTCTGAGGGTGGATTAGGCAGCAAGCAGCGCAAGCGCTTCGCGCAGCGCAAACATCAGCGCATTATTGCTGCGCGTCAGCCGCGTCTGCAAGAAACGATAGGCGCTGAGATCCGACGCCAACCCGGCCAGTTTGCGCGCATCCTGGATGCCGGGCAAGTGCGGGATGGCCCAGGCCGGGTCGTGATCGAACGGGCCAGCTTGCGTATACGTTATCGGAATCAGTATCCGGCTGAGCGCCATCATCTGCCTGTTGAGCGCCGGCACGTCAGCGGGCGCAGCGTTCACGAGTCGCTGATGCCACCGCTCCACTGCGCGGGTCAGTTGCTCGGCGCGCGCCAGCGTGGCGGTCAGATCCAGGTGCGCGCCGGCCGCCGCCTGTACCGCCTTCAACTCCGTCACGATGTCCGCCGCCACCGGACGGAAGTCCATCGGCAGAAGTGACTGCGTGCAGAGTTGCCACAACGTGCTGACGTAGATGCGCGTGTCCAGTTCGAGCACGTCGAGGTCCACTTTGTCGATGGTATCGCCGTCCGTGTGCCACCACCACGGCATCTTGCCGCCGATCATGGCGCTGAATGATGCCGATACGCCATCCTCATTCGCGCTGGTGACCGGCACCTGGCTCAGCGTCATGAACAGCGAGGGAATGCCGATGCCGTTGAACGACATGTCGCCGGCACGGCTCATGCGCTTGGCCTCGGGTGCCTGCCCGGTGTGCTGCTGGACAATCGCCGCGCCGAGCGGACCGAGTTCCTTGTTGACGCCAAAGCTCCCGTAGTACGTCGCGCCGCGCGCGCCGGTTGAATCGACGTTGACGTGCGCGACGCAGTGGTCGCGCAGCTCTTCCCAGTGGTGGTCGGCGTACCAGGTTGAGCCGGAGTAGCGTGCATGGCTGTGTCCGCTCCAGAAGATGACGCGCAGGCCCCGCACCAACTGCTGGCGGTGCAGCGACAGCAGGCGCGCCACCTCCAGCATCGTGGCGTTGGCGCTGCCGTTATCCATCGCGCCTTCGTGCCATGAGTCCTGGTGGCCGCTGAACATCACGAACTCGTCACTGAACGTGCCGGAAATCTCGCCCACCAGTATCGGCGTCGTCTGCCATTGCATGAACACACGTGACAGCATGCGCACACGCACCGGGCCGGCTGCCAGCCGCCGGCGCAAATCGGCGCCGTCCAAGGCGACGATCGAGACCGCCGGGTGCTTTGGAATACGCACCGCCGATTCCGGCGTCGGCGTGCCCCAGATGGTGCTGACGACCATATTGTGCAGGTGATCGTCGTTGACAAAGATCTCGCCGGCGGCACCCGCGCGCTCGGCATCGTACACCGGCACCGGTCCGGCCAACCCGTTGACCAGCACGATCTTGCCGCGCACGTCGTTGGCGGCGTAGTCGGCGGGCGTGCCATTGCCCAGATCGACGACCTCGGCTTCCAGTCCTTCCGTGCTGGCCGTATACGCGTGTCCGAGGCATCGGTAGCGGCAGGCGGCGCTACCCAGCACGTCGAGGCTGCTTTCCAGCGGGTATGACACCAGCGCCGGATGATCAATGATGGAAGTCGTGAGGCCGTAGCCGTCCAGCACACCGCGCAAATACTGCACCGCTTCGCGCTCCGCCGGGCTGCCGGACAGGCGCACCCACTGCGCGATACGGCTGTTCGTATCCCAGAGTTTCGTGCGCGAGATTTGGCTGATGAGTTCAGGTTCAGTCACTGGGGACATGGATCAAGCTCCTGCGAGGAAGTTCGCTGTCGCGATTGCGCTCGTCGGGGGCATTATATCGCAGTTGGGCGGGCACTTCAACACGACCTAGCGCAATCCAGCAATTCGCATTTTGAAGTCTGGCCACCAGGTTGCCCCCCTCATCCCCTGGCCCCTGCTCCCCCGCGCGCGGGGGAGCAGGGGAAAAGTGAATGGGGAGGTGCGCGGCGGCTGCGCCGCCGCGCACCTCCCCGTAGAATCTCTCCCCCTCCCAACTTCGTTGGGAGGGGGCCGGGGGGAGGGAAGCACTCATTATTCGTCGAATTGGCTTGCGTGATAAGCACCTGAACTCCAGCGCATGACAAGCCGACATTGGAACGTACCCGGCCAAAGCCAAATTGAGAATTGCTGGGCGCAATCTATCGGCTGCGGCAGACTCGCGTCGTCGGCGGGACCGCATCGCTGATGGCAGATTACGATTGTCCCGACTTGAGCGTGGCATCTGCCACTATCCGCCGGGTGGGTCGGCGTCTAGAATGATATTGGGGGAGGTCTGGCGCAGTCGTTTTCGGCAGGCTAAGGAGGCGGCAATGAAACGCAAGTTATTGATTCCGCTGGACGGTTCGACGTTCAGCGTGCAGATCGTCGACTCGGTGATTGAATTCCTGTCGCCCGACACGCATGAACTGATCTTGCTGCGGGTGGTACACCGGCCGCGCGGGCTGACGGCCCGTCCACCGCACCCGTCATCGGCCGACACGCGCGTGCTCGAATACGATTCCGAGCGCGAGATCACTCGCCTGCTGCACCCAATCTTCGATAGCCAGGCGATCGATTCGGTGATTGGCACGGCCACGGACATGATGGGCCCTGTCCGGCGGCGACTGGAGGCAAACGGATTCACGGTGCGCACGGCGGTGCTTACCGGTGAACCGCGCCATGAGATTGAGGAGTATGTCGAGACCGAAGGCATCGACATGGTCGCCATAACAACGCACGGCCGCACCGGATTGAACGACTTGGTAATGGGCAGCGTCGCCGAGCACATTCTGCGCACCAGCCACGTTCCCGTGTTGATGCTGCGCCCATCAGCAGCGCTCCAGGAGTTGCTGCGCGAGGACGAGCGGCTGGCGCACGCATAAACGGAGGTTGCGATGAGCAAGCAAACGGTACTCGTGCCGCTTGACGGATCGGACTTTGGGGCGCAGATCATCGCGCCGGCGTTGAGTCTGTTGAGCCCGGGCCATCACCGCATCGTACTGCTCCATGTGTGCGCGCCGCCGCGGCCGCATCCGGTGCATGACGCGTTCGAATCCGCCGACCCGCATGACGCCCCTGGCAGCGTGACGGTGCCGGAGCGCATCCGCATGCCGTACGAAGTGGTCACGGACAGCGATGTAGATGCCGCGGCCGCCGAGGCCGTGCAGGGCATGGCGCCGGCGCGCGCAACCTTCGAGGCGGCCGGATTCGAGGTGCGCACGGAGGTCGCATTCGGCGCCCCGGCGGAAGCGATCGAGCGGATCGTAGCGTCGGACGCGATTGACCTGATTGCTATGACAACCCACGGGCGCAGCGGCCTCACGCGGATGATCGCCGGCAGTGTCGCGGGGCACGTGCTGCGGCATGTGCGTGTGCCCGTGCTGATGTTGCGGCCTGAGTCACCGCAGCGCGATCTGTACACAACCGACGAGATGCTCAAGTTCACGTGAAACAGTGGTTCACGCAACTGTGAAGGCAGGCTGGCGAGCACATGGAGGCAAACGACGGCCACGGAGCGGGACATTTGCCACTACCACTCCGGCAGCCGATGCCGTACAATGGCAAGCGTCGCATGGTCTGTGCTTAACGTCAACCCGGCGTCGGAGGTCTCTATGACCAAACTGAAAGTGCTGATCCCGCTGGATGGATCCGAGTACAGCGAGCACGTCATCCCGCCCCTTCTGAACCTCGTCAAACCCGAGACCCATGCGATCGTGCTGGTGCGTGTCGTGCCGCACGCGCACGGCATGACCGGCGGCGGGACGAAACCGGCCAGCATCGAAATGCTAATCCCAGAGTACGAGTCCGAGCGCGCAGCCGTTCAGGCGGAGCATCCGATCTTCGCGAGCCAGGCGGCCGAGACCGCCATCGGTGAAGCCAACGACGAACTCGCGCCCATTCGCCGCCGGCTCGAGGAGCGCGGCTTCACCGTCGAAAGCACGGTTCTGATGGGCAACCCGGCGCACGAGATCGAGCGCTTTGCGGCGGATGCGCAGATCGACATGATCGCCATGACGACCCACGGGCGCACTGGATTGACGAAACTGCTGATGGGCAGCGTGGCGGAGCACGTGATCCGGCACGTGCGGGTGCCGGTCTACTTGCAGCGGCCGGGGGCTGGCACCTTGGCGGAAGCCCACAGCGGCCACTGAGTGCCCGTCACATGCTCATCGCAAGCGAGGAGCAGGCATGCGAGATTACCAGATTGCTCTGATTCCCGGCGACGGCATTGGCGAAGAGGTCGCACCCGAGGGCGCGCGCGTCCTCGATGCCGCCGCCGAGTTGACGGGCGATTTCAAGCTGCACTACGAGCAGTTCCCCTGGGGCTGCAACTACTACCTCAAGCACGGCCGCATGATGGCCGCCGATGGACTCGACATCCTCAAGCCGTTTGACGCGATCTACTTCGGCGCCGTCGGCTTCCCGACCGTGCCCGACCACATCTCCCTGCGCGGACTGCGGCTGCCGATCTGCCAGGGCTTCGAGCAGTATGTGTGCTACCGGCCGAGTGTGCTGCTGCCGGGCATCGCGGGGCCGTTGTCCGGCCGCCAACCCGGCGACATCGACTTCGTCGTCGTGCGCGAGAACACCGAGGGCGAATACGCGGGCGCCGGCGGCCGCGCGCATCGCGGACTGCCGGAAGAAGTCGCCGTGGAGACCAGTGTCTTCACGCGCCTCGGCGTCGAGCGTGTCATTCGCTACGCGTTCCAACTGGCCCGCTCGCGGCCGCGCAAGCGTCTGGTCAGCGCCACCAAATCGAATGCCCAGCAGCACAGCATGACATTCTGGGACGAGATTTGCACGGAAGTCGCCGCCGAATTCCCCGACGTCGCGGTCGAGCGCGTGCTGATCGACGCGCTGTCGGCGCGCTTCGTGCTGCACCCGGACTCGCTGGACGTCGTGGTCGCCTCAAACCTGTTCGGCGACATCCTGACCGATCTCGGCGCCGCGATCTGCGGCAGCATGGGGCTGGCGCCGAGCGGCAACATCAATCCGGAGAAGACCTACCCGTCCATGTTCGAGCCGGTACACGGCTCGGCCCCGGATATCGTCGGCAAAGGCATCGCCAACCCGATCGCGATGATCTGGTGCGGCGCGATGATGCTCGACCATCTGGGCGAGCATGACACCGCCGCCCGGATCGAGCGTGCAATCAAAGCCGTGACGGCCGAGCGCCGGGTACTGACGCCCGATCTGGGCGGGCGCGCGCGCACGCGCGATGTGACCGACGCCATCATCGACATGCTGCGCGCGGGCGCATGACGCCCGACGCCTGTTGACCAGTCACGCGTCGATTTCCGACATCGCACGCTACGTCACACATGATCTGGCTGCATCGATCATGCAAGCAGGCAACCGTTCTCGCACCAAGAGCCGAACATGACCTATACGATCCTCGCGCGGTCGCCGGACGGCCGGCAGACCGGCATCGGCATCGCGACCGTCTCGTTTGGCGTCGGCGGCGCGTGCCCGTATGTGGCCGCCGATGGCACCGTAATCGTTTCGCAGGCGTTCACCTGGC is a genomic window of Chloroflexota bacterium containing:
- a CDS encoding universal stress protein encodes the protein MKRKLLIPLDGSTFSVQIVDSVIEFLSPDTHELILLRVVHRPRGLTARPPHPSSADTRVLEYDSEREITRLLHPIFDSQAIDSVIGTATDMMGPVRRRLEANGFTVRTAVLTGEPRHEIEEYVETEGIDMVAITTHGRTGLNDLVMGSVAEHILRTSHVPVLMLRPSAALQELLREDERLAHA
- a CDS encoding universal stress protein, which codes for MTKLKVLIPLDGSEYSEHVIPPLLNLVKPETHAIVLVRVVPHAHGMTGGGTKPASIEMLIPEYESERAAVQAEHPIFASQAAETAIGEANDELAPIRRRLEERGFTVESTVLMGNPAHEIERFAADAQIDMIAMTTHGRTGLTKLLMGSVAEHVIRHVRVPVYLQRPGAGTLAEAHSGH
- a CDS encoding tartrate dehydrogenase gives rise to the protein MRDYQIALIPGDGIGEEVAPEGARVLDAAAELTGDFKLHYEQFPWGCNYYLKHGRMMAADGLDILKPFDAIYFGAVGFPTVPDHISLRGLRLPICQGFEQYVCYRPSVLLPGIAGPLSGRQPGDIDFVVVRENTEGEYAGAGGRAHRGLPEEVAVETSVFTRLGVERVIRYAFQLARSRPRKRLVSATKSNAQQHSMTFWDEICTEVAAEFPDVAVERVLIDALSARFVLHPDSLDVVVASNLFGDILTDLGAAICGSMGLAPSGNINPEKTYPSMFEPVHGSAPDIVGKGIANPIAMIWCGAMMLDHLGEHDTAARIERAIKAVTAERRVLTPDLGGRARTRDVTDAIIDMLRAGA
- a CDS encoding carboxypeptidase M32, which gives rise to MNDYEQFQRHIASINDLFNTINILNWDARTQMPPGGAQTRASQLATLAEIAQDRFAGDTTARLLDAAEAALSGASPDSYEVRAVRQTREAYEVARRIPSALAADMAEYEPVAQSVWGEARRTSNFPLFAPYLSRMVAMQRKLADAIGYQAHPYDALLLKYEPGMTAARLKVLFAELRAGLQPIIDRAAVSPAPRTDFLERDYAEDRQRAFGLAIAQAFGYDLRRGRLDIAAHPFEVSFTREDVRITTRYKRNFLPAAIFGLFHETGHGLYEQGVDPSLTRTALTTDFLGQYAVGGTSYGAHESQSRLWENLVGRSRTFWRHHFAGLREVFPSQLADVDAETFFRAINRVRPSEIRVEADEVTYNYHIMLRVEIEMAMLDGTVAVNDVAAYWRAKMKEYLGVVPADDARGALQDVHWSSGSYGSFCTYTIGNIMSVQLFEAARRSVAGLDAALAQGDYAPLLAWLTDNMYRHGRAFSANEILQRATGQGLATGPYLAYLAAKYADLYPPTR
- a CDS encoding M28 family peptidase, with protein sequence MSPVTEPELISQISRTKLWDTNSRIAQWVRLSGSPAEREAVQYLRGVLDGYGLTTSIIDHPALVSYPLESSLDVLGSAACRYRCLGHAYTASTEGLEAEVVDLGNGTPADYAANDVRGKIVLVNGLAGPVPVYDAERAGAAGEIFVNDDHLHNMVVSTIWGTPTPESAVRIPKHPAVSIVALDGADLRRRLAAGPVRVRMLSRVFMQWQTTPILVGEISGTFSDEFVMFSGHQDSWHEGAMDNGSANATMLEVARLLSLHRQQLVRGLRVIFWSGHSHARYSGSTWYADHHWEELRDHCVAHVNVDSTGARGATYYGSFGVNKELGPLGAAIVQQHTGQAPEAKRMSRAGDMSFNGIGIPSLFMTLSQVPVTSANEDGVSASFSAMIGGKMPWWWHTDGDTIDKVDLDVLELDTRIYVSTLWQLCTQSLLPMDFRPVAADIVTELKAVQAAAGAHLDLTATLARAEQLTRAVERWHQRLVNAAPADVPALNRQMMALSRILIPITYTQAGPFDHDPAWAIPHLPGIQDARKLAGLASDLSAYRFLQTRLTRSNNALMFALREALALLAA
- a CDS encoding thiamine pyrophosphate-requiring protein, with the translated sequence MKVVDAIAHILKAEGVEYLFAYPVNPLIEAAARVDIRPIIVRQERIGLHMADAFSRINSGEQIGVFCMQYGPGTENAFGGVAQAYGESAPIIVLPGGYPRAQAQLQPNFSAYLNFQHVTKSCEQVVHGSLVVDAMRRAFAAVRSGRPRPALVEIPNDVWNEEVPEPLAYQPVRAKRSGPDPADVRRAAELLVAAQRPVIYAGQGVHYAKAWPQLRALAELLEAPVTTSLGGKSAFPENHPLALGAGGRAMPQAVHHFVQASDVIFGIGCSFTTTNFGTKLPKTKRYVHATLDAADIDKEIPAEVGLVGDAALTLDALLAELSARLGGKPRGRSAAVAAEIASVREPWLNAWRAKLDSDATPLSPYRVIRDLLRTVDGTNTIITHDAGSPRDQLSPFWVAAEPLSYIGWGKTTQLGYGLGLAMGAKLARPDKLCINVWGDAAIGFTGMDFETTVRERIPIMSVLFNNFSMAIELPIMPVSTEKYRSTDISGRYADMARAFGGYGERVTTPDEIVPAIRRGIAQTQAGVPVLLEFITMKETKISAF
- a CDS encoding universal stress protein, which gives rise to MSKQTVLVPLDGSDFGAQIIAPALSLLSPGHHRIVLLHVCAPPRPHPVHDAFESADPHDAPGSVTVPERIRMPYEVVTDSDVDAAAAEAVQGMAPARATFEAAGFEVRTEVAFGAPAEAIERIVASDAIDLIAMTTHGRSGLTRMIAGSVAGHVLRHVRVPVLMLRPESPQRDLYTTDEMLKFT